The Chrysemys picta bellii isolate R12L10 chromosome 12, ASM1138683v2, whole genome shotgun sequence genome has a segment encoding these proteins:
- the LOC135974571 gene encoding unconventional myosin-XVB-like has translation MCLPARPQDLGVNSLEQLCINFANERLQLFFSQTVVAQEEEEYTQEELVWIPISQMHNESCLDLIAAKPHGILRILDDQTSLAQATDHTFLQKCHYHHGNSPWYGKPKLPSPVFTVQHYAGPVTYQVHKFLNKNHDQLRPEVLEIFSQSHLKRQTPDSAHPGGLVPALEELIHTLRVGP, from the exons ATGTGTCTTCCCGCACGTCCGCAGGATCTGGGGGTGAACAGCTTGGAGCAACTGTGCATCAATTTTGCGAACGAGCGTCTCCAACTTTTCTTCAGCCAGACAGTCGTTGCCCAGGAAGAG GAGGAATACACCCAAGAAGAGCTAGTCTGGATTCCCATTTCCCAGATGCACAATGAGTCATGCCTGGATCTGATTGCTGCAAAGCCCCATGGCATTTTACGCATCCTGGATGACCAGACTTCATTGGCTCAG GCCACTGACCACACCTTTCTCCAGAAGTGCCATTACCATCATGGAAACAGCCCTTGGTACGGCAAGCCCAAACTGCCTTCACCAGTCTTCACCGTGCAGCACTATGCAGGTCCTGTCACCTACCAG GTTCACAAGTTTCTGAATAAAAACCACGACCAGCTGCGCCCAGAGGTCCTTGAGATTTTCTCCCAGAGTCACCTCAAG AGACAAACACCTGACTCTGCTCACCCTGGTGGCCTGGTGCCAGCTTTGGAGGAGTTGATACACACCCTCAGGGTTGGTCCTTAG